The Telopea speciosissima isolate NSW1024214 ecotype Mountain lineage chromosome 11, Tspe_v1, whole genome shotgun sequence genome includes the window AAATATATATCTCAGAAACGTTTATTTATTACACCATATATTACTTTCACTAATCCATCGATCACtcttaattctgtttttttctatttcttgtagGGAACCCTCAATGCAAATCAGAGCAGCAATAGAAGCCTCAACCTTAACACTTAGCTTCAGCAAAAAGCTCTCACTCCCAGTGTTCACCGGAAGCAAAATTGAAGATTTTGAAAATAGCCCACTTCAAATCTTTGTTGTGGACACCCAAGGTGGTCGGAGTGTTCCAACCGCTTTACCTTATCCTATCAAAGTAGAGATTGTTGCTATCGATGGTGACTTTGCCTCAAGAGACGCTGACAATTGGAGTAGCGAACAATTTAACAGCAAAAttgtgagagaaagagaagggaagaggccATTGCTCGCTGGAGACGTCATTGTCACTATAAGGGATGGTTTTGCTACGATAGCAGATTTATCATTTACCGATAATTCGAGTTGGATTCGAAGTCGGAGGTTCAGACTTGGGGCAAGAGTAGCTCCGGGGAGTAGTAGTCAACAAGGTGTTAGGATAGGTGAAGCCATGACAGAATCCTTCATGGTTAAAGATCACAGAGGAGAGTGTAAGTTTATCCTATCATTGACTCACATGTTCATGACGTACTActttaatttcagatttttaatcctttggttttgtttgcttttcttacttatttttctcttaaaaaattaatatgaGGTCCTCTGTAAAATAGATCCACCTAATGAATTGCCAACAGTTTGTGAATCTCAATCTCAACTGTTAATGTTAATCCCAGGTGTCGCATGTTCAGGTCCATACCCTAAAAGAAGATGTATGTATCTATTAGGGGTTGCTCTTCCTTATATTCCTAGATATACTAAGACCCTCCTCAAGGCTAGTCAATGTGGGATTAGGAGTCGGATCAGCTTCTCCACTCAAACTTTGGCTAGTTCCTACAAACAACCGCTGGCTTGGTTAGTACTTTGGCTAGTTCCTACGTACAAACAACAGCTGGCTTGGTTAGTTAGAGGCATTGTCAGTTGAGTGCATGTACCTTCAAGAAATCAAGGAATGGTTTCTCTTGGATTGCATTTGTGTCATAAAGGCACCCTTCTCCTCCCTCCCTTTGATAGTAATAGGATTTTGTTGGTTTGTCTTAGTCTTTCTTTCAAACTTAGATTCGATTAGATTAGGATTaacaaaattaataataaaaaacatctTGGCACCCTAGTCAGGGGGACCCACACTACATTAAGGTCCGTTAACCCATATCCCTAGAGTGCCTTCGGGTCTGGCTTAGATACAAAATGATGCTTTTATTGGGTTACTCTTTCCAACTTATGTGCCTGAGACCATCCCCCAAAGCTAGGTTAAGTAGGAttggagaaaggaagaaatttaACTCCGTAATCTATGGACACTTATTTGATGTTACTTTCTGTCAGGCTTCCGACTTGTTAATTAGCTTCATGTTTTTAGCTTTGACTGCAACGTAGTCAGTTCTCTCAGGCCAGGGGCCTTGCCATGGCCCTTAATTTTCCCGTTTGGTTTTGTCTGCTTTAATCCATGATTGAAACCGACGGCataaagtcaaaaaaaaaaaagcatgcaATCAACGAGAAATGATCTGTACTTGTTTCAAGAATTTAATTTGAATCTCATGCAATCAACCAAAATCATTGACTAAACCATCTAAATAAAGACTAAGGAATTTTAACTTTCTTACGCTTTCTAGGATGCTATCTTatgaaaatctctctctctctttttctctgtcTCTTTCTATTATATATTACAAATAATCGAATTAAGGTTTGAATATTTTGTCTTGTTCTAATCGCCTTATCTCTACAGTGTACAAGAAGCACCATCCACCGTCTCTGCAAGATGAGGTTTGGCGTCTAGAGAAAATTGCGAAAGATGGGGCCTTCCATAGGAAACTAGCTTCAGAGAACATCCACACAGTCCAGGACCTGTTGAAGCTATGGGTCGTCGACAGCGCAAAGCTTAGAAGGGTAATTAATGTATATATTCCTGTTGgaaattaattattaatgttaataatggatatatatatatatatatcttcatgAATTCGATCGAAGATCATGCCTCTCACAGGACTGCCAATCTCATCTATTGGTTGTAGATATTAGGTGGAGGGATGTCGGACAAGACATGGGAAGCAACAATAAAGCATGCGAAGACGTGTGTGATGGGTACCAAGTTGTATAAATTCCATGGACCCCAACAATATTCCCTTATCTTGAATCCTATATGTCAAGTTGTATGGATCATTGTGGACGGCCAATTCTACACCATTCACGATCTAACTATATTTCAAAAGGTActattttataaattaaaacaTACGatctttctgttttattttataCTATTGACTTAGCACATAAAatgttaatatatataaacaaacaaCGTGAAGATTTATCTCCCTAATTATTTATATTGATTATGTTTCTGTTTCGAGCTCTGCAGGCCCATGTTGAGAAGTTGATTAGAGAAGCCTACATGCAATGGAATTTGTTGGAAGAACTATTGGATGGAGTGGTCAATGAGAATATTGCTTTTCAAGCAACAGGTATATACTCAACTCTCTATATatatcccttcttctttttatcaGCCTTGTACAGGTTTTGAATTAACTCTTACTTCCAATACCCTAGCTAGGGAATCCTGTTCCTGGGTTTTATTAGCTTGAGACATTTTTGGTTGTCTAAGATCTGATTAATTTCCTCATCTAGTTAATATCTTTTAAATTAACATTAATTAACAAAGATTAATTGTACAGGTGATAGGGAGGTGCAATATTTGAattatcatcaaaatattgCAAGATTAAATCACGACGACACTCTTATTATGGATACATTCCTCGTAGAGGTTCCTAATGGAGTCATGGAATATGGTGGTGATCGATCACAAAATTTGACACATTTTAACCCCCAAGTTGGAAACACAAATGTTTACAACATATTGGACTACTCATCCGAAGGTGATTCAATGCCACCACAGGCTTACTTCAGTTGAAAGTTAGCAAGCTATATAGTTGTTGTAGGAGATGATTTCATGAAGAGATAGGCcggggttctttgagcaagtggGGGTAGCCTACGCCTTCTCAcatagatttttctatttaaaaaaaaaattaatgtaacAATGATGTAAAAAGATGTAGGCTACGccgcttgcttagagaaccttttccctttcaaGTGATTGTATCTTTTGTAAGTCGCCGCCCTCGGAAAAAATTCCTATGGCTTTGGCGCAAACATTATATGATATGCTACTAAGGTAGTCAGTCATGTATGATgtttcccttccttttttttttattttttattttatatatttcttaTATTAGTGttcttaatttgttttttctttcatccATTCGACAAAAAGGTTTGTTGCTTATGTAAATATTCATTTCAAGAAGGTTGAAAGCCACAGAAGTGGAGTGAGTAAAAGCCACGTTTAATCGCATATATATACGTCCTTTTGCATTTCTTATTTCCCAAGTGTTCAAATTTAATTAAGGTTACTTGACCTTTGATAATTAACAAGGCTAGACCATATACGTACCAGACATTATGAATCGACAGAAAAgtttgttcttcattttttgtcaCTTGGAAATAATGATATCTGatcatgaaaataaaatattggaaTCTAAAATTCAAGGAAATTCAATTGTTCATATGAATTGACTAAAGGTAATGGCAATGGGGTGGGTTAGAACGGGTATCCGGGTCACCTTGTTCTGCCCCTAATAGATCAAGTATGTTATGACCTTATTGGCAATATAGTATTTGATAAACCTAGGGTACTCGATCGCCTCAATTATAGTGTAAAATTAGGGTGTTTTATATGGAGTTGCAATGTTTTAAACAAGTCAGGCAATGTTATAAACCTAAAGGAATCCCCTCCCCTTAACTTAAGATATTGGGGGAGGGTTTCCCACAACGTTGCCCGTTTAAAACAAAATCTGCATGCTACACCAATGAGGGTCTGAAAAATCATATCATTCATAGAAAGTTCACATGGGGTCACATGGTCAGAATAACAGAGAGTATCTTATCGTTGTAAAATATATAAACTatcttttttttaaggtttgacAAAAATGTTAGACAATTTCTCTACTCCAAGTTGCTATCTTTACGGTTTGAGTTTCCATTAAAAATTGGTTTTTGATCCTAAAGGAAAACACGGGCTATAGATAAGCCCATACAAATAGTTTACTTTTATAATGAGGTATTGGGGTCATGATTTATTTCAATTCTACATGGATATGATTACTAAATAGTCAGTATTCAAATGTCAACTGAAGAAACGGTTTAGACCAATCATAATAATTTTTTATGGTTGAAATTTATAGTATGCGAGTTATCAAAGGGCTTATTGCGATGTTATGGTCCTAATCATGATTACCAGACTAGCTTAATAAAGGTCTGCCTAATGTCATACATATAACTTTCTTGTAAATACTCTAATACACCTCACTTAATTCTAGCTGTTGTTAACTTCAAATCCGATCAAGTTTGCACTAATATTTCTATGTTTCTATTCATCTTTATCAAACAAAATCACTATAGGTTATGAATATAAGATTTTATTGTGGTTCAAGCCCAGAAATAAATCGATCTAACCTACATTTACCCAATATTGAAAACCAAAATTCTTCGAAATCACACTAGACCAAAACCGAAGTTCCTTAAAACACAGTTTGATTTTGGACTTTGATTCCCAGACCGAAACCGAGCCGATCCGATTGTTTGACTTCCCTTTCACATGTTGGACCGGGTCTATGGAAGACTGGTTAAACGAAGCCGAATATTTTTTGTGGTGTGAAAGTGCGAAACTGTGAATATGAGCGACCGGGTGAAGTGTGATTGTATAGTGTACTTAGCAACCGAAGCAAGTAAAATACATTAGCAGTGTCAGCAGACTGAGCAGCTCTCTCTGTCTGTTCTGCAAAATCTTCAAAGCTTCAATGCCCACTGccatttttctttctgcttcCCACACGCCCCATTTCTTTAATTGCTCAAATCCAAGTTTATCATCAACTGTTACTAACATTACCATCTCCACCTCTTCCAACACCCAGTGCCGAAATCCTCCCAGAAACTTCAATTCCAATTATCCTTCCAAATCTCTCAGGGTTCTTCCATGTGAAGCAAAAACCCCTTTAACGAGCAACAGCAGCATCAACAACAACAGTAGTGACATTCAATCCCCAAATCCCAAATTTTCAATTCTATCAGAGACTTTGTCCCGTGCCAATGGCCCCGTTAAGATGCCCGCTGCCCCTTGGATGAAAGGCCCTCTGCTCCTTCCCCCCAGTGAAGTCCTAGACTTCTCCAAAAGCAAGGAGAAGAGTAGCTCCAAAGGCGGAGTTGATGAAAAGAGCGATTCGTGTTTGACTGAGAAGGTtaaaggaggaagagggaggcaAGCAATGCGTGATATAGTTCGAAGCATTACCAATCTTAAAGCTATCAGCGATTCAGAGGTACCACATAATCGACCAGATGATAGAGAATTTGAATTTCGGGTTCCGCTCGAACGGGTTGGCGGAGATGGGAATTTTAAATTGGATGGGAAAATGCCATGGGCCAGGGGTGAGAGGATTGTCATTCCGAGACCGAAGAAGGACAAGGTGGTAACTGCGGCTAAGTCGACTCTTCCTCCTGTGCTTCTCAAAAGGTTGAGAATTGATGCTGCGACAACGACGAAATGGGTGAAGGTTAAGAAAGCAGGGGTGACTCAAGCTGTGGTGGATGAAATTAAGATGATTTGGAGGAATAATGAACTTGCCATGCTCAAGTTCGATATTCCCTTATGCCTTAATATGGATAGGGCCCGGGAGATTGTCGAGGTTTGTATCTATTTGATTTTCATTGACTTCTGCATTTCCTACACAGATTTTGCTCTCTAATGAACTGTTATTTCTCCACTTTGAATTAAAGCTCTATTTTTGATTGTGTACTTAACTCATTTGGAcctaaggctccatttgttCTTGGGGAGGATTATTTCCGGAAAATCAACTTTTTAGTTACCATAATTTGGCATCAGAGGTTGAGGAAAATAATCTGATTAGTGTCCTCCATGGTGGCAACTGTATGATTTACCAAGATAACGATAActatttccccctttttcttgaAAATAACCTCCCAATATAATTCAAATAGAAGTTGtttaccaaattttttttttggggtattgAATTTCGGTAAAataatttctgttctttttatttcaactcccttttgtttttgtaatgATTCCTGGACAATATTTTCTGTTAAAGCAAATGGAGCCTTATTGTGAAATAACataagatggagaagagaaactTGTACTGATGTTTATAATGCAAAGTGTGAAAGCCTGTATTTTCTTGGTAAAGCAGAAGAAAGAAGTTGAAACCAATTTGAATATATCATGTAATATCTCTGTTGACTTGATAAACTATTCCTGTTAACTCCTGGACCAGAGattatttgtttcattttgtATTTGCATGTGGTTCTTATTATTACAACTGTGGTGTGGGTCTAAGTCTTACCCATGTAATTGTTTTTAAACAGACTAAGACCaggggtttggttgtttggtgTAAGAAAGATATCCTTGTTGTTTATAGAGGATGCAATCATCCATCATCGTCGACAGCTTTTCAAATGGTATATTCAAGTTTTCTGAGCAGTGAAGAAATATCCACCTTGAAAATCACTCCTGGGAAGTCAAAAGATCAGATGACTACATTTCAAGTGAGATCTGTTGAGATTGCAAAAATTGAAAGTATGACAGTGAAGGGCAGAGTACTTGATTCTCTTCCTTATTCTGTGGAAGGAAATGAGGCTATGCAATCAATAAGTGGGACTCTATATGAAAGGGAAGCTGACAGACTTCTGGATGGTTTAGGGCCTCGTTTTATTGATTGGTGGAGACCAAAACCATTGCCTATTGATGCAGATTTGCTTCCAGAAGTGGTTGATAACTTTAAGCCTCCGTTTAGGCTGTCTCCTCCTAATGAGAAGCCAAAGCTCACTGATGATGAACTGACATACTTGAGGAAGCTTGCTCGACCTTTACCTACACATTTTGCTCTTGGTAATTATCTTTCCTCACTATAGCTTTGTATACTTGCTATGAGAATAATTTTTCTGTGCTTGCTGCAAGTATTCTACTTGTTTTGGACTTTGAACGTGCACCTTATATAATGggactgtctaaatgacacTTCTATAGGTGTATATAGAACTTTCCATCTACTTTTGATTGTTCTTTGTCTTAATTcctaaaagttctttaagtgaaggtaaaatagggtttttgaaaataatttgaaagtgacttatcattatttCATTTATCAAAAGCTGTCATTGttttgcacatttttcgagTACAAATGTGAAGTGATAAGTTTTTCCCTCATTGAAAAAGAAGtttatactaaaagggcaaaaaaaaaaaaaaaagaatttacaaATTGTTTGACACCCTAAGAGGTGTCAACAAGAAAATCCCTTACATAATATACAAAGTGACTAATTCAGGCTATTTTCTCTCTATTATGTATGTGTGTGATAATATCTATGGCATCTCTTGGTTGGG containing:
- the LOC122645386 gene encoding protein SAR DEFICIENT 1-like; its protein translation is MAAKRLLDEPRREPNEPDPKRIRTTPSFAAVIGEVVMLKSFHKFISTLEPLLRRVVNEEVERVLRRSAARLYREPSMQIRAAIEASTLTLSFSKKLSLPVFTGSKIEDFENSPLQIFVVDTQGGRSVPTALPYPIKVEIVAIDGDFASRDADNWSSEQFNSKIVREREGKRPLLAGDVIVTIRDGFATIADLSFTDNSSWIRSRRFRLGARVAPGSSSQQGVRIGEAMTESFMVKDHRGELYKKHHPPSLQDEVWRLEKIAKDGAFHRKLASENIHTVQDLLKLWVVDSAKLRRILGGGMSDKTWEATIKHAKTCVMGTKLYKFHGPQQYSLILNPICQVVWIIVDGQFYTIHDLTIFQKAHVEKLIREAYMQWNLLEELLDGVVNENIAFQATGDREVQYLNYHQNIARLNHDDTLIMDTFLVEVPNGVMEYGGDRSQNLTHFNPQVGNTNVYNILDYSSEGDSMPPQAYFS
- the LOC122645970 gene encoding chloroplastic group IIA intron splicing facilitator CRS1, chloroplastic isoform X3: MPTAIFLSASHTPHFFNCSNPSLSSTVTNITISTSSNTQCRNPPRNFNSNYPSKSLRVLPCEAKTPLTSNSSINNNSSDIQSPNPKFSILSETLSRANGPVKMPAAPWMKGPLLLPPSEVLDFSKSKEKSSSKGGVDEKSDSCLTEKVKGGRGRQAMRDIVRSITNLKAISDSEVPHNRPDDREFEFRVPLERVGGDGNFKLDGKMPWARGERIVIPRPKKDKVVTAAKSTLPPVLLKRLRIDAATTTKWVKVKKAGVTQAVVDEIKMIWRNNELAMLKFDIPLCLNMDRAREIVETKTRGLVVWCKKDILVVYRGCNHPSSSTAFQMVYSSFLSSEEISTLKITPGKSKDQMTTFQVRSVEIAKIESMTVKGRVLDSLPYSVEGNEAMQSISGTLYEREADRLLDGLGPRFIDWWRPKPLPIDADLLPEVVDNFKPPFRLSPPNEKPKLTDDELTYLRKLARPLPTHFALGRNKNLQGLAAAILKLWEKSLIAKIAVKWGVPNANNEEMAWELKRLTGGVLILRNKFFIIIYRGKDFLSCKVANLISCREAELRRFQLQEEDARQKAFESFYVTNDALSNGSTVGTFSEFQYIQKKCVHLDNGSGVLEVQIEAEKEKLKKELRKQERRLYILKSKIETSEKHLTKLNLAWKPSELVVDREMVTEEERQCFRKIGLKMNRYLVLGRRGVFDGVIGGLHQHWKHREIVKVVTLQRQLSQVMDTARLLEIESDGILVSVEKLRKGFAIILYRGKNYRRPLKLKPENLLTKRAALDRSLEMQRIGSLKFFAYQRQRMISDLKLKLSLSKSTNRRTTSNGPKFAFCWETAG
- the LOC122645970 gene encoding chloroplastic group IIA intron splicing facilitator CRS1, chloroplastic isoform X1, which codes for MPTAIFLSASHTPHFFNCSNPSLSSTVTNITISTSSNTQCRNPPRNFNSNYPSKSLRVLPCEAKTPLTSNSSINNNSSDIQSPNPKFSILSETLSRANGPVKMPAAPWMKGPLLLPPSEVLDFSKSKEKSSSKGGVDEKSDSCLTEKVKGGRGRQAMRDIVRSITNLKAISDSEVPHNRPDDREFEFRVPLERVGGDGNFKLDGKMPWARGERIVIPRPKKDKVVTAAKSTLPPVLLKRLRIDAATTTKWVKVKKAGVTQAVVDEIKMIWRNNELAMLKFDIPLCLNMDRAREIVETKTRGLVVWCKKDILVVYRGCNHPSSSTAFQMVYSSFLSSEEISTLKITPGKSKDQMTTFQVRSVEIAKIESMTVKGRVLDSLPYSVEGNEAMQSISGTLYEREADRLLDGLGPRFIDWWRPKPLPIDADLLPEVVDNFKPPFRLSPPNEKPKLTDDELTYLRKLARPLPTHFALGRNKNLQGLAAAILKLWEKSLIAKIAVKWGVPNANNEEMAWELKRLTGGVLILRNKFFIIIYRGKDFLSCKVANLISCREAELRRFQLQEEDARQKAFESFYVTNDALSNGSTVGTFSEFQYIQKKCVHLDNGSGVLEVQIEAEKEKLKKELRKQERRLYILKSKIETSEKHLTKLNLAWKPSELVVDREMVTEEERQCFRKIGLKMNRYLVLGRRGVFDGVIGGLHQHWKHREIVKVVTLQRQLSQVMDTARLLEIESDGILVSVEKLRKGFAIILYRGKNYRRPLKLKPENLLTKRAALDRSLEMQRIGSLKFFAYQRQRMISDLKLKLSLSKSTNRRTTSNGPKFAFCWETAGIYISLL
- the LOC122645970 gene encoding chloroplastic group IIA intron splicing facilitator CRS1, chloroplastic isoform X2: MPTAIFLSASHTPHFFNCSNPSLSSTVTNITISTSSNTQCRNPPRNFNSNYPSKSLRVLPCEAKTPLTSNSSINNNSSDIQSPNPKFSILSETLSRANGPVKMPAAPWMKGPLLLPPSEVLDFSKSKEKSSSKGGVDEKSDSCLTEKVKGGRGRQAMRDIVRSITNLKAISDSEVPHNRPDDREFEFRVPLERVGGDGNFKLDGKMPWARGERIVIPRPKKDKVVTAAKSTLPPVLLKRLRIDAATTTKWVKVKKAGVTQAVVDEIKMIWRNNELAMLKFDIPLCLNMDRAREIVETKTRGLVVWCKKDILVVYRGCNHPSSSTAFQMVYSSFLSSEEISTLKITPGKSKDQMTTFQVRSVEIAKIESMTVKGRVLDSLPYSVEGNEAMQSISGTLYEREADRLLDGLGPRFIDWWRPKPLPIDADLLPEVVDNFKPPFRLSPPNEKPKLTDDELTYLRKLARPLPTHFALGRNKNLQGLAAAILKLWEKSLIAKIAVKWGVPNANNEEMAWELKRLTGGVLILRNKFFIIIYRGKDFLSCKVANLISCREAELRRFQLQEEDARQKAFESFYVTNDALSNGSTVGTFSEFQYIQKKCVHLDNGSGVLEVQIEAEKEKLKKELRKQERRLYILKSKIETSEKHLTKLNLAWKPSELVVDREMVTEEERQCFRKIGLKMNRYLVLGRRGVFDGVIGGLHQHWKHREIVKVVTLQRQLSQVMDTARLLEIESDGILVSVEKLRKGFAIILYRGKNYRRPLKLKPENLLTKRAALDRSLEMQRIGSLKFFAYQRQRMISDLKLKLVYIFLYCEVHEVDMGFVLRYPKDSPTSSKPN
- the LOC122645970 gene encoding chloroplastic group IIA intron splicing facilitator CRS1, chloroplastic isoform X4; amino-acid sequence: MPTAIFLSASHTPHFFNCSNPSLSSTVTNITISTSSNTQCRNPPRNFNSNYPSKSLRVLPCEAKTPLTSNSSINNNSSDIQSPNPKFSILSETLSRANGPVKMPAAPWMKGPLLLPPSEVLDFSKSKEKSSSKGGVDEKSDSCLTEKVKGGRGRQAMRDIVRSITNLKAISDSEVPHNRPDDREFEFRVPLERVGGDGNFKLDGKMPWARGERIVIPRPKKDKVVTAAKSTLPPVLLKRLRIDAATTTKWVKVKKAGVTQAVVDEIKMIWRNNELAMLKFDIPLCLNMDRAREIVETKTRGLVVWCKKDILVVYRGCNHPSSSTAFQMVYSSFLSSEEISTLKITPGKSKDQMTTFQVRSVEIAKIESMTVKGRVLDSLPYSVEGNEAMQSISGTLYEREADRLLDGLGPRFIDWWRPKPLPIDADLLPEVVDNFKPPFRLSPPNEKPKLTDDELTYLRKLARPLPTHFALGRNKNLQGLAAAILKLWEKSLIAKIAVKWGVPNANNEEMAWELKRLTGGVLILRNKFFIIIYRGKDFLSCKVANLISCREAELRRFQLQEEDARQKAFESFYVTNDALSNGSTVGTFSEFQYIQKKCVHLDNGSGVLEVQIEAEKEKLKKELRKQERRLYILKSKIETSEKHLTKLNLAWKPSELVVDREMVTEEERQCFRKIGLKMNRYLVLGRRGVFDGVIGGLHQHWKHREIVKVVTLQRQLSQVMDTARLLEIESDGILVSVEKLRKGFAIILYRGKNYRRPLKLKPENLLTKRAALDRSLEMQRIGSLKFFAYQRQRMISDLKLKLRDLQKRGEEIARRKSRNHDF
- the LOC122645970 gene encoding chloroplastic group IIA intron splicing facilitator CRS1, chloroplastic isoform X5 → MPTAIFLSASHTPHFFNCSNPSLSSTVTNITISTSSNTQCRNPPRNFNSNYPSKSLRVLPCEAKTPLTSNSSINNNSSDIQSPNPKFSILSETLSRANGPVKMPAAPWMKGPLLLPPSEVLDFSKSKEKSSSKGGVDEKSDSCLTEKVKGGRGRQAMRDIVRSITNLKAISDSEVPHNRPDDREFEFRVPLERVGGDGNFKLDGKMPWARGERIVIPRPKKDKVVTAAKSTLPPVLLKRLRIDAATTTKWVKVKKAGVTQAVVDEIKMIWRNNELAMLKFDIPLCLNMDRAREIVETKTRGLVVWCKKDILVVYRGCNHPSSTLKITPGKSKDQMTTFQVRSVEIAKIESMTVKGRVLDSLPYSVEGNEAMQSISGTLYEREADRLLDGLGPRFIDWWRPKPLPIDADLLPEVVDNFKPPFRLSPPNEKPKLTDDELTYLRKLARPLPTHFALGRNKNLQGLAAAILKLWEKSLIAKIAVKWGVPNANNEEMAWELKRLTGGVLILRNKFFIIIYRGKDFLSCKVANLISCREAELRRFQLQEEDARQKAFESFYVTNDALSNGSTVGTFSEFQYIQKKCVHLDNGSGVLEVQIEAEKEKLKKELRKQERRLYILKSKIETSEKHLTKLNLAWKPSELVVDREMVTEEERQCFRKIGLKMNRYLVLGRRGVFDGVIGGLHQHWKHREIVKVVTLQRQLSQVMDTARLLEIESDGILVSVEKLRKGFAIILYRGKNYRRPLKLKPENLLTKRAALDRSLEMQRIGSLKFFAYQRQRMISDLKLKLSLSKSTNRRTTSNGPKFAFCWETAGIYISLL